A single Pseudoalteromonas phenolica DNA region contains:
- the murD gene encoding UDP-N-acetylmuramoyl-L-alanine--D-glutamate ligase, with translation MQYLNELRNKNITVLGLGITGLGIVRFLLSHDITPRVVDSRAVPPGSQWLADNAPDCEAVFGPLAQASLPSADLIIISPGIALFEQSVAEAIAHGVEVIGDIELFARLNTKPVIAVTGSNGKSTVVSLATEVLTQAGYKVGLGGNIGTAALDLLEQNFDVFVLELSSFQLETTKSLVCTSAMILNVTEDHMDRYPDFAAYCQAKQRIYQHAQHVVFNATDNNTLANAGVGVSVALAQADYCLQTHEGDLYFAAHQQPILPVSSLTMVGKHNQFNALAVMALLEPLNLDKAAFAAAFKNFTGLAHRCQLVADVAGVKYFNDSKATNVGATVAALESLTDDVNKIVLIAGGDAKGADLSPLREPLQAACRAVICFGQDGAKFLPLHEQSHLVADLQHAILKAQSLAQNGDAVLLAPACASIDMFPNYMIRGEAFCKAVAELAP, from the coding sequence ATGCAGTATTTAAACGAATTAAGAAATAAAAATATCACTGTGCTCGGACTGGGAATTACTGGTTTGGGCATTGTGCGTTTTTTATTGTCCCATGACATAACGCCGCGTGTGGTGGATAGTCGTGCAGTACCGCCTGGTTCTCAGTGGCTTGCTGATAATGCGCCTGATTGCGAAGCGGTATTCGGACCACTTGCGCAAGCAAGCCTACCGAGCGCTGATTTAATTATTATCAGCCCAGGTATTGCTCTGTTTGAGCAAAGTGTTGCAGAGGCAATAGCACATGGCGTTGAAGTTATTGGTGACATTGAATTGTTTGCACGTTTGAATACGAAACCTGTGATAGCTGTAACTGGCTCAAATGGTAAATCGACGGTGGTGAGCCTTGCTACTGAAGTGCTTACCCAAGCCGGTTATAAAGTGGGACTAGGTGGTAATATAGGCACAGCAGCACTCGATTTGCTTGAACAAAATTTCGATGTATTTGTATTGGAGCTATCAAGTTTTCAACTCGAAACCACGAAAAGCCTAGTTTGTACCAGTGCTATGATCTTAAATGTCACTGAAGATCATATGGATCGTTACCCAGATTTCGCCGCCTATTGCCAAGCGAAACAGCGTATTTATCAACATGCCCAGCATGTGGTGTTTAATGCTACAGATAACAATACATTGGCTAATGCAGGTGTTGGTGTGAGCGTGGCATTAGCGCAAGCAGATTATTGTCTGCAGACACATGAAGGCGATTTGTATTTCGCTGCACATCAACAACCTATCTTACCTGTCTCTAGTTTGACTATGGTAGGTAAACACAACCAGTTTAATGCGTTGGCTGTAATGGCATTACTTGAGCCACTTAACCTTGATAAAGCGGCATTTGCAGCAGCATTTAAAAATTTTACAGGCCTTGCGCATCGTTGTCAGTTAGTGGCTGATGTAGCAGGAGTTAAATACTTCAATGATTCTAAAGCAACCAATGTAGGCGCGACAGTCGCGGCACTAGAAAGCTTAACGGATGATGTAAACAAGATCGTGCTTATTGCCGGTGGTGATGCTAAAGGCGCTGATTTATCGCCTTTACGTGAGCCTTTGCAAGCAGCGTGTCGAGCCGTGATTTGTTTTGGTCAAGATGGTGCAAAGTTTTTGCCATTACATGAGCAAAGTCACCTTGTTGCTGATTTACAACACGCCATTTTAAAGGCGCAGTCACTGGCACAAAACGGTGATGCTGTCTTACTAGCACCGGCCTGTGCGAGCATTGATATGTTCCCAAATTATATGATTCGCGGCGAAGCTTTTTGTAAAGCCGTAGCGGAGCTTGCACCATGA
- the ftsW gene encoding cell division protein FtsW gives MTFAELRMQLTPKQSNALFDVPLMYAMLCLIGIGFVMVTSASMPVAERLYNNPYGIAMRHGVFLGLGFVLFWFSTSVPMSWWKKCNPYLLFFGLFLLCLVLVVGREVNGSKRWIPIGPIGFQVAEAAKLYFFSYIAGYLVRKREEVQENLKGFAKPIAVFAVYALLILKQPDLGTVVVMFVTTVGLLFLAGAKLWQFFMLILTGIGLIVVLIVFEPYRWRRVTGFLDPWDDPFGAGYQLVQSLMAYSQGGWFGQGLGNSVQKLQYLPEAHNDFIFAVIAEELGFVGVTSILLLLGVLVFRALLIGQKALKHGKEYEGYFALAIGIWFAFQTMVNIGASAGILPTKGLTLPFVSYGGSSFLIMVIAAGVLQRIDFETKLSSRQATARSGRR, from the coding sequence ATGACGTTCGCTGAGCTAAGAATGCAACTCACACCAAAACAGTCAAATGCACTTTTTGATGTGCCTTTGATGTACGCCATGCTGTGTCTGATAGGCATTGGTTTTGTGATGGTAACCAGTGCTTCTATGCCAGTGGCTGAACGACTTTATAATAATCCTTATGGCATAGCGATGCGCCATGGGGTCTTCTTAGGACTTGGTTTTGTGCTCTTTTGGTTCAGCACCAGCGTGCCAATGAGTTGGTGGAAAAAGTGCAATCCGTATTTATTATTCTTCGGCTTATTTTTATTGTGCCTAGTTTTAGTCGTTGGTCGAGAAGTCAATGGCTCGAAACGTTGGATCCCCATTGGGCCGATAGGTTTTCAGGTCGCTGAAGCCGCCAAACTTTACTTTTTTAGCTACATTGCCGGTTACTTGGTTCGTAAGCGCGAAGAAGTTCAAGAAAACTTAAAAGGCTTTGCTAAGCCCATTGCAGTATTCGCGGTTTATGCATTGCTTATTTTGAAGCAACCTGATTTAGGCACCGTGGTGGTGATGTTCGTTACGACGGTGGGGTTACTATTTTTGGCGGGCGCTAAGTTATGGCAGTTTTTTATGCTGATCTTAACGGGGATCGGCTTGATAGTGGTACTCATCGTGTTCGAACCTTACCGCTGGCGACGTGTTACTGGCTTTTTAGATCCTTGGGATGATCCATTTGGTGCAGGCTATCAATTGGTCCAGTCTTTAATGGCTTATAGCCAAGGGGGTTGGTTTGGCCAAGGTTTAGGTAATAGTGTGCAGAAGTTGCAGTATCTACCCGAAGCGCACAATGACTTTATTTTTGCGGTTATCGCAGAAGAGTTAGGTTTTGTTGGTGTAACCAGTATCTTACTCTTGCTCGGTGTTTTGGTATTTAGAGCCTTATTAATCGGTCAGAAAGCCTTAAAGCATGGTAAGGAATATGAAGGCTATTTTGCGCTTGCCATTGGTATTTGGTTTGCGTTTCAAACCATGGTGAATATTGGGGCAAGCGCCGGCATTTTGCCAACCAAAGGCTTAACTTTGCCGTTTGTATCTTACGGCGGGTCGAGCTTTTTAATTATGGTGATTGCAGCCGGTGTGCTGCAGCGTATTGATTTTGAAACCAAGTTATCGAGCCGACAAGCAACGGCGAGGAGTGGGCGACGATGA
- the murG gene encoding undecaprenyldiphospho-muramoylpentapeptide beta-N-acetylglucosaminyltransferase, which yields MTANKHLMVVAGGTGGHIFPGIAVAEHMQQQGWTVSWVGTADRMEAQLVPKHGFEIDFVEVQGVRGNGITRLLKAPFMVLKAILAAKKIIKQRKPAVILAMGGYVTGPVGIAAKLSGVPLVIHEQNAVAGFSNRLLAKVANQVLAAFPNAFENNAEVVGNPVRASVSAIDKKSQTEQLNVLVVGGSLGAQVLNERLPEVFSTLAKDFSLSVRHQSGRNNQDKLKSAYVGREFDAQVDEFIHDMDAAYAWADLVICRAGALTVSEVAAAGKAALFVPLPHAVDDHQTANARYLVDQQGGLLMPQHDFTTERLIELLTPYFEQPSLLSEIADKAKQLAKFDATERVAKVCGELAK from the coding sequence ATGACAGCCAATAAACATTTAATGGTGGTTGCCGGTGGCACGGGTGGTCACATTTTCCCAGGTATCGCGGTTGCAGAGCATATGCAGCAACAAGGTTGGACAGTGTCTTGGGTAGGCACTGCCGACAGAATGGAAGCGCAATTAGTACCAAAGCACGGTTTCGAGATTGATTTTGTCGAAGTGCAAGGGGTGCGTGGTAACGGGATAACTCGTTTACTCAAAGCGCCATTTATGGTGCTAAAAGCCATTTTAGCAGCGAAGAAAATAATCAAACAGCGCAAGCCTGCGGTGATCTTAGCTATGGGCGGATACGTCACGGGCCCTGTTGGTATTGCCGCAAAATTATCTGGTGTGCCTTTGGTGATTCACGAGCAGAATGCAGTGGCTGGGTTTAGTAATAGGCTTTTGGCAAAAGTCGCTAATCAAGTGTTGGCAGCTTTTCCTAATGCCTTTGAAAATAATGCTGAAGTGGTTGGCAATCCGGTTCGAGCCAGTGTCAGTGCGATTGATAAAAAGTCACAGACAGAACAATTGAATGTGCTAGTTGTTGGCGGATCATTGGGTGCGCAAGTATTAAACGAGCGTTTGCCAGAGGTATTTTCGACATTGGCAAAAGACTTTTCGTTGAGTGTACGCCATCAAAGTGGGCGAAATAACCAAGATAAACTCAAAAGTGCTTATGTTGGTCGCGAATTTGATGCACAAGTTGATGAATTTATTCACGATATGGATGCAGCCTATGCATGGGCTGATTTAGTCATCTGCCGTGCAGGGGCTTTAACTGTGAGTGAAGTAGCAGCAGCTGGAAAAGCAGCTTTGTTTGTGCCATTACCTCATGCGGTTGACGATCATCAAACAGCGAATGCCCGTTATTTGGTAGATCAACAAGGTGGCTTACTGATGCCGCAACATGATTTTACGACTGAGCGATTAATTGAGTTATTAACACCGTATTTTGAACAGCCAAGTTTATTGTCTGAGATTGCTGATAAAGCAAAGCAGTTGGCGAAATTTGATGCCACCGAACGCGTCGCGAAGGTGTGTGGTGAGTTGGCAAAATAG
- the murC gene encoding UDP-N-acetylmuramate--L-alanine ligase: MNLEKETQVNEANNRRAMRRINTIHFIGIGGAGMGGIAEVLAYEGYRITGSDIAQNAMTERLIKAGAEVFIGHHENNIKDANVVVVSTAIDVNNPEIKAAKAARIPIVRRAEMLAELMRYRHGIAIAGTHGKTTTTSLIASIFAKAELDPTFVIGGLLNSAGTNAKLGSSDFLIAEADESDASFLHLQPMVSVVTNIEADHMDTYEGDFEKMKDTYVEFIHNLPFYGLAVVCIDSDVAAELIPRFARPTITYGEHDAADYRLVDFKQTVNSSEFKVVTKSGEEIAVHLNMPGKHNALNATAAIAVAKDHNISNAAILAALTEFEGIGRRFQHYGTFENEQGNVMLVDDYGHHPSEVDVTIEAAKAGWPERRLVMIYQPHRFTRTRDLYEDFVKVLSKVDQLILLDVYSAGEAPIVGADSKSLCRSLRQRGVEPIHVADNEELGKVLSNVLQDSDLVITQGAGNIGQIVKKLAATEMSLAALKGES, from the coding sequence ATGAATTTAGAGAAAGAGACGCAAGTGAACGAAGCGAATAATCGAAGAGCAATGAGACGTATCAATACCATACATTTTATCGGTATTGGTGGTGCTGGTATGGGCGGTATTGCCGAGGTACTCGCCTATGAAGGTTATCGTATTACAGGCTCCGATATAGCACAAAACGCGATGACAGAGCGTTTGATTAAAGCGGGCGCTGAAGTCTTTATTGGTCATCACGAAAATAACATTAAAGATGCCAATGTGGTTGTGGTGTCTACAGCGATTGATGTCAATAACCCTGAGATAAAAGCAGCTAAAGCGGCACGCATTCCAATTGTTCGTCGTGCTGAAATGTTGGCTGAGCTCATGCGTTATCGTCATGGTATTGCCATTGCGGGTACGCATGGTAAAACAACGACAACCAGTTTGATCGCTAGCATTTTTGCTAAAGCAGAACTTGACCCCACGTTTGTCATCGGCGGCTTGCTCAATAGCGCGGGTACCAATGCTAAGTTAGGGAGCAGTGATTTTCTAATTGCTGAAGCCGATGAAAGTGATGCTTCTTTCTTACATCTACAGCCAATGGTATCGGTTGTCACCAATATCGAAGCGGATCATATGGATACCTACGAAGGTGACTTCGAGAAGATGAAGGATACCTATGTAGAGTTCATTCATAATTTACCGTTTTATGGCTTGGCTGTGGTGTGTATTGACTCGGACGTTGCCGCTGAGCTCATCCCTCGCTTTGCACGCCCAACCATTACTTATGGTGAGCACGACGCGGCAGATTATCGTTTAGTGGACTTCAAGCAAACGGTAAACAGCAGTGAATTTAAAGTTGTGACTAAGTCAGGCGAAGAGATCGCCGTACATTTAAATATGCCAGGTAAACACAACGCGCTGAACGCGACTGCAGCGATTGCCGTGGCGAAAGATCACAATATCAGCAATGCTGCGATTTTAGCTGCACTCACAGAGTTTGAAGGTATTGGTCGCCGTTTCCAACATTACGGTACATTTGAGAATGAACAAGGTAATGTGATGCTGGTTGATGATTATGGTCATCACCCATCAGAAGTTGATGTCACCATTGAGGCTGCAAAAGCAGGCTGGCCTGAGCGTCGATTAGTGATGATTTATCAGCCGCATCGTTTTACACGTACTCGTGACTTATATGAAGACTTTGTCAAAGTACTCTCTAAAGTTGATCAACTTATTTTGTTAGATGTATACAGTGCTGGCGAAGCACCTATTGTAGGTGCTGATAGTAAGAGTTTATGCCGTAGCTTACGTCAAAGAGGTGTAGAGCCAATTCATGTTGCAGACAATGAAGAATTGGGCAAAGTTCTTTCGAATGTTTTACAAGACAGCGACCTTGTGATCACGCAAGGTGCCGGCAACATCGGTCAGATCGTTAAGAAGTTGGCAGCAACCGAAATGTCACTCGCTGCGTTAAAAGGTGAATCATGA
- a CDS encoding D-alanine--D-alanine ligase, translating to MKQFGKVAVLLGGTSAEREVSLNSGNAVLNALIAAGVDAFAFDPAERALSELKASGVDRVFIALHGRGGEDGTIQGALEFMGIPYTGSGVLGSALAMDKIRCKQLFQSAQLSTAAFAVVDAKAGFDAANIINEFGKVMVKPSHEGSSIGMAQAETAEQLTDALNNAFKYDDQVLVEQWITGREFTVAMLGNEALPVIEMVTPRGFYDYEAKYKVNSTEYHCPAALSDAHTQQLQIMATHAFALVGAQGWGRVDAMQDENGQFYLLEVNTVPGMTEKSLVPMAAKAVGVTFEQLVVRILEQTL from the coding sequence ATGAAACAGTTTGGTAAAGTAGCAGTATTACTAGGCGGAACGTCTGCTGAACGTGAAGTGTCATTAAACTCAGGCAATGCCGTGTTGAATGCTCTGATTGCAGCTGGCGTTGATGCGTTTGCGTTTGACCCAGCAGAACGTGCGCTTTCAGAGTTAAAGGCTTCAGGCGTTGATCGTGTATTTATCGCTTTGCATGGTCGTGGTGGCGAAGATGGTACCATCCAAGGTGCGCTTGAATTTATGGGTATTCCTTACACGGGAAGTGGCGTATTAGGCAGTGCATTGGCAATGGATAAAATTCGCTGTAAGCAGCTGTTCCAGTCAGCACAATTAAGCACTGCGGCATTTGCGGTTGTTGATGCGAAAGCGGGTTTTGATGCAGCCAACATTATTAATGAGTTTGGCAAGGTCATGGTGAAGCCAAGCCATGAAGGCTCAAGCATTGGTATGGCTCAAGCCGAAACGGCAGAGCAATTAACCGACGCCTTAAATAATGCCTTTAAGTATGACGACCAAGTGTTAGTTGAACAGTGGATCACCGGCCGTGAGTTTACTGTTGCCATGTTAGGCAATGAAGCATTGCCTGTTATTGAAATGGTAACTCCGCGCGGCTTTTATGACTACGAGGCCAAATACAAAGTAAATAGTACTGAATACCACTGCCCAGCGGCATTGAGTGACGCCCATACGCAGCAATTGCAAATTATGGCAACGCATGCTTTTGCTTTAGTTGGTGCGCAAGGCTGGGGTCGTGTTGATGCAATGCAAGATGAAAATGGTCAATTTTACTTATTAGAAGTGAATACTGTGCCGGGCATGACAGAGAAATCTTTGGTGCCTATGGCGGCCAAAGCTGTTGGCGTAACTTTTGAGCAATTAGTTGTTCGCATTTTGGAGCAAACGCTTTAA
- a CDS encoding cell division protein FtsQ/DivIB — protein MRALFEKAQVVNSQLNWQKILSVGFFVLVAGLLVRGGYWVSDWLVENQDAQIKKIVVLGKPKYTTDKEVVAAIKQVDLSSYFQLNVKAVQRSVQGLPWVATVSVRKQWPDELQVYIVEHKPVAIWNSDLLLNAKGQVFQADNETLQAHLPQLYGPEGSELEAWQAFLQFKDMLAVNDFNLVSLALSERFAWQLWLEDGVRLNLGREEKAKRVQRFIDVYPSMQIPEGGVLDTVDLRYDTGLAVSWKFPAQTEQQNKSEA, from the coding sequence ATGCGTGCTCTTTTTGAGAAAGCTCAAGTAGTTAATTCACAGCTCAATTGGCAAAAGATATTGAGTGTGGGCTTTTTCGTATTAGTGGCTGGCTTATTGGTTCGCGGTGGCTACTGGGTATCTGATTGGTTGGTTGAAAACCAAGATGCACAAATAAAGAAAATAGTGGTGTTAGGCAAACCTAAATACACCACTGACAAAGAGGTCGTCGCTGCTATTAAACAGGTTGATTTAAGTAGTTATTTTCAACTGAATGTGAAAGCAGTGCAGCGTTCGGTGCAGGGTTTACCTTGGGTAGCAACGGTATCGGTGAGAAAACAATGGCCTGACGAATTACAGGTTTACATTGTTGAGCACAAACCCGTGGCCATTTGGAACAGCGACCTGTTGTTAAATGCCAAAGGCCAAGTGTTTCAGGCAGACAACGAAACCTTACAGGCTCACTTGCCCCAGCTATACGGGCCGGAAGGCAGTGAGCTAGAAGCCTGGCAAGCATTCTTACAGTTTAAAGATATGCTGGCAGTAAATGATTTTAATTTGGTGAGTTTAGCGCTGTCTGAGCGTTTTGCTTGGCAACTATGGCTTGAAGATGGCGTGCGACTTAATCTCGGACGCGAAGAAAAAGCCAAACGAGTACAAAGATTTATAGACGTGTATCCGAGTATGCAAATCCCAGAGGGAGGCGTACTTGATACGGTAGATTTAAGGTATGACACCGGCCTTGCGGTGAGCTGGAAGTTTCCAGCACAAACAGAACAACAAAATAAGAGTGAAGCATGA
- the ftsA gene encoding cell division protein FtsA — translation MTKSVERNLVIGLDVGTSKVVATVGEITADNQLSIVGVGCQESHGMDKGGVNDLNLVSDSIRRAVDEAELMADCRIGSVYLGISGKHIQCQNESGVVAINNAEVTEDDMDNVMHIARSVPISAERKMLHSLAQEYSIDMQEGIKNPLGMSGVRMEAKAHIITCSNDMAKNIEKCVERCGLQVDQLTFGALASSYAVLTDDEKELGVAVLDIGGGTMDLAIYVNGALRHTAVIPVAGNQVTGDIAKIFRTPISHAESLKVQYACASSQMASSEETIEVPSVGGRPARLMSRHTLSEVVEPRFRELFELALEEIRRSGFEDQIAAGLVVTGGTAKMAGALEVAEDICQMPVRIGKPVNITGLTDYVDDPAYATAVGLLQYGRSLHSVNAQKSRVDTDVSWWSRVSKWFQGEF, via the coding sequence ATGACTAAGTCAGTAGAAAGAAACTTAGTAATCGGCCTCGATGTTGGTACCTCAAAAGTGGTAGCAACAGTAGGTGAGATAACAGCAGACAATCAGCTCAGTATCGTTGGCGTGGGGTGTCAGGAATCTCATGGAATGGATAAGGGAGGAGTAAACGATCTCAACCTGGTTTCTGATTCCATTCGCCGCGCAGTCGACGAAGCCGAATTAATGGCTGATTGCCGAATAGGTTCAGTTTACCTTGGTATTTCAGGTAAGCACATTCAGTGTCAAAACGAGAGTGGTGTTGTTGCGATTAATAACGCAGAAGTGACTGAAGACGATATGGACAATGTGATGCATATTGCCCGTTCAGTGCCTATTTCTGCAGAACGCAAAATGCTTCATTCATTGGCGCAAGAATATAGCATCGATATGCAAGAGGGCATTAAAAACCCACTTGGCATGAGTGGTGTGCGTATGGAAGCGAAAGCTCACATCATCACCTGCTCAAATGATATGGCCAAAAATATAGAGAAGTGTGTTGAGCGTTGCGGTCTTCAAGTGGACCAATTAACGTTTGGCGCATTGGCATCAAGCTATGCGGTTTTAACTGATGATGAAAAAGAGTTAGGCGTCGCAGTGCTTGATATCGGTGGTGGTACCATGGACTTAGCCATTTATGTCAATGGTGCATTGCGCCATACCGCAGTGATCCCAGTGGCAGGTAACCAAGTCACGGGCGACATAGCTAAGATTTTCAGAACGCCAATTTCTCATGCTGAGTCGCTAAAAGTGCAATATGCTTGCGCTAGCAGCCAAATGGCAAGCAGTGAAGAAACCATTGAAGTGCCAAGTGTTGGTGGCCGTCCAGCGCGATTAATGTCGCGCCATACATTATCTGAAGTGGTTGAGCCAAGATTCAGAGAATTATTTGAACTGGCGTTAGAAGAAATTCGCCGTTCTGGTTTTGAAGATCAAATAGCCGCAGGTTTAGTTGTAACAGGCGGTACTGCAAAGATGGCTGGCGCATTAGAAGTGGCTGAAGATATCTGCCAAATGCCAGTTAGAATAGGTAAACCTGTAAATATCACAGGTTTAACAGATTATGTTGACGATCCTGCATATGCAACAGCCGTAGGTTTGTTACAATACGGTCGTTCTCTACACTCGGTTAATGCACAAAAGTCGAGAGTAGATACGGACGTGAGTTGGTGGAGCCGCGTATCAAAGTGGTTCCAAGGTGAGTTTTAA
- the ftsZ gene encoding cell division protein FtsZ, whose protein sequence is MFDIMEQHSEEAVIKVIGVGGGGGNAVEHMVKQEIEGVRFIAANTDAQALRKSSADVTVQLGTQITSGLGAGANPEVGRKSAEEDIETIKEALDGADMVFIAAGMGGGTGTGAAPVVARVAKDLGILTVAVVTRPFDLEGKKRMAAADQGISELSEIVDSLITIPNNKLLKVLGKGTTLLDAFAKANDVLYGAVQGIAELITRSGLINVDFADVRTVMSAMGTAMMGTASASGPDRAQEAAEAAISSPLLEDVDLTGAKGILVNITAGMDITIEEFEVVGNHVKALASENATVVVGAVIDPEMSDELRVTVVATGLGGDRRPQFGIIDNGMQQVSGSDAQSAAPASSQPGMFVPSFTQTSTEQPTSAPEQTQTQATQAPKTPASENKPAASGETEKGDYFDIPAFLRKQSD, encoded by the coding sequence ATGTTTGATATTATGGAACAACACAGCGAAGAAGCTGTGATCAAAGTGATTGGTGTTGGTGGCGGCGGCGGTAACGCTGTTGAGCACATGGTAAAACAAGAAATCGAAGGTGTGCGATTTATTGCTGCTAACACAGACGCGCAAGCGTTACGTAAATCATCTGCAGATGTAACGGTACAACTAGGTACGCAAATTACATCCGGTCTAGGTGCGGGTGCAAACCCAGAAGTAGGTCGTAAGTCTGCGGAAGAAGATATTGAAACGATCAAAGAAGCGTTAGATGGCGCTGATATGGTTTTTATCGCTGCCGGTATGGGCGGTGGTACAGGCACGGGTGCAGCGCCTGTTGTTGCGCGCGTAGCAAAAGATTTAGGTATTTTGACTGTAGCAGTGGTAACACGTCCGTTTGACCTTGAAGGTAAAAAGCGTATGGCTGCAGCTGATCAAGGTATCAGTGAGTTGTCAGAAATTGTAGATTCACTTATTACAATTCCTAACAACAAATTACTTAAGGTTTTAGGTAAAGGCACTACACTGTTAGACGCATTCGCGAAGGCGAACGACGTACTATACGGTGCGGTACAAGGTATTGCTGAACTTATTACCCGTTCAGGTCTTATCAACGTGGATTTCGCAGACGTACGTACAGTTATGTCGGCAATGGGCACTGCAATGATGGGTACAGCGTCAGCGTCTGGTCCAGATCGTGCGCAAGAAGCAGCAGAAGCGGCTATCTCAAGCCCACTATTAGAAGACGTCGATTTAACCGGTGCAAAAGGTATTTTGGTTAATATCACAGCAGGTATGGATATCACCATCGAAGAGTTTGAAGTGGTTGGTAACCATGTTAAAGCATTAGCGTCTGAAAACGCGACTGTGGTAGTCGGTGCAGTAATCGACCCAGAAATGAGTGATGAGCTCCGTGTAACCGTTGTTGCAACTGGTTTAGGTGGCGACCGTCGTCCTCAGTTTGGCATTATTGATAACGGTATGCAGCAGGTTTCAGGTAGTGATGCGCAAAGTGCTGCGCCTGCATCAAGCCAGCCAGGTATGTTTGTACCAAGCTTTACGCAAACGAGCACTGAGCAGCCGACAAGTGCACCGGAGCAAACGCAGACTCAAGCGACTCAAGCTCCTAAGACACCGGCTTCTGAGAATAAGCCAGCGGCATCTGGTGAGACTGAAAAAGGCGATTACTTTGATATTCCTGCCTTTTTACGTAAACAGTCTGACTAA
- the lpxC gene encoding UDP-3-O-acyl-N-acetylglucosamine deacetylase: protein MIRQRTIAEVVKATGVGLHKGEKVTITLRPASENTGVVFRRVDLDPVVDFETTPEAVGDTQLCTCLTNKDGVRLSTTEHLIAAVAALGIDNLVVELDSAEVPIMDGSALPFIYLLQKGGIKEQQVAKRFIRIKETVRVEDGDKWAEITPYDGFHIDFEIDFDHPAINDSRQRIGLDITAQSFTEEISRARTFGFMKDIEYMHANNLALGGSMDNAVVLDEYKVLNPNGLRYDDEFVKHKILDCVGDMFMAGHNILGKITCYKSGHGLNNKLLRQIMATESAWEWATFEEPIHMPAPGMELAKA from the coding sequence ATGATTAGACAACGTACAATTGCTGAAGTTGTTAAAGCGACAGGTGTCGGTCTACATAAAGGTGAAAAGGTTACCATTACTCTCCGACCAGCGAGCGAGAATACCGGTGTTGTATTCCGTCGTGTCGACCTTGATCCTGTTGTTGATTTTGAAACTACACCAGAAGCTGTTGGCGATACGCAGTTATGTACATGTTTGACTAACAAAGATGGTGTGCGTTTATCGACCACAGAGCATCTTATTGCCGCTGTTGCTGCACTGGGTATTGATAACCTTGTTGTTGAATTAGATAGTGCTGAAGTACCGATTATGGACGGCAGTGCATTACCGTTCATTTATTTATTACAAAAAGGCGGTATCAAAGAGCAGCAAGTTGCTAAACGTTTTATTCGTATTAAAGAAACTGTACGCGTTGAAGACGGTGATAAGTGGGCAGAAATTACCCCTTACGATGGTTTCCACATTGATTTTGAGATTGACTTTGATCATCCAGCAATCAATGACAGCCGTCAGCGTATCGGTCTTGATATTACGGCACAAAGCTTTACTGAAGAAATCAGTCGCGCACGTACGTTTGGTTTTATGAAAGACATCGAGTATATGCATGCCAACAACCTAGCGTTAGGTGGTAGCATGGATAACGCGGTTGTTTTAGATGAGTACAAAGTACTTAATCCGAACGGTTTACGATACGATGATGAGTTTGTAAAACATAAGATCTTAGATTGTGTGGGCGACATGTTTATGGCTGGCCATAACATTCTAGGTAAGATCACCTGTTACAAGTCAGGTCACGGTCTAAATAATAAACTGCTACGTCAAATTATGGCGACTGAATCAGCGTGGGAATGGGCAACATTTGAAGAGCCAATTCATATGCCTGCACCAGGTATGGAGCTTGCGAAAGCTTAA
- a CDS encoding DUF721 domain-containing protein, protein MAKNRYDPKSIDELMGKWSNKITQFGAKTDSLQVLQAELDKALGPILSKKCRVANYRDGTLVIEAVSATLATRLNYLKLDILSHLRQNGFAECGQVKVTSNPDAQLRLSEPKPSFKTQKSSRTMSESTAEQLTELAAHAPPSLQAKLLKLATHAAKNKQKK, encoded by the coding sequence ATGGCTAAAAATCGCTATGATCCAAAATCCATAGATGAATTGATGGGCAAATGGTCTAACAAGATCACCCAATTCGGTGCAAAAACCGATAGTCTGCAAGTTTTACAAGCAGAGCTTGATAAAGCGCTGGGTCCTATATTGAGTAAAAAGTGCCGCGTGGCAAATTACCGAGATGGCACTTTAGTGATTGAAGCCGTTTCTGCCACATTAGCAACTCGACTTAACTATCTGAAACTAGATATTTTGTCTCACCTTAGACAAAACGGGTTTGCTGAATGCGGACAAGTGAAAGTCACTTCTAACCCCGATGCACAGTTAAGATTAAGTGAGCCCAAACCTAGCTTCAAGACACAAAAAAGTAGTCGAACCATGAGCGAAAGCACTGCAGAACAATTAACAGAGCTTGCAGCGCATGCACCGCCGAGTTTACAAGCAAAACTACTCAAGCTCGCAACCCACGCGGCAAAAAACAAGCAAAAAAAATGA